The proteins below are encoded in one region of Pseudomonadota bacterium:
- a CDS encoding FadR/GntR family transcriptional regulator, whose product MDTSASRKTISTKTDVYLALRDRIDAGEFAVGERLPAERSLSDQFGVARGTLREGLRDLETAGYVERRQGSGTYVVFRKNQDSMELISTLRPMEMVEARIAMEPHICRLAVLHANDEDLQRLDTMLSAMEQLERDPTAFGRVDGAFHLALAEIAGNRLFSWMTRFLSEARTQQGWSQVLTLTLNPEQIRTYNIQHRAIVNAIRKRDPDTATRRMRDHISSARDSLLSIAGV is encoded by the coding sequence ATGGACACCAGCGCGAGCCGCAAAACCATCTCGACCAAGACCGACGTCTATCTCGCCCTGCGCGACCGTATCGACGCCGGCGAATTCGCTGTCGGTGAGCGCCTGCCGGCAGAGCGCTCGCTGTCCGACCAGTTCGGTGTGGCGCGCGGCACCCTGCGCGAGGGACTGCGCGACCTCGAAACGGCCGGTTACGTCGAACGGCGCCAAGGCAGCGGCACCTACGTGGTGTTTCGCAAGAACCAGGACTCCATGGAGCTGATCTCCACGCTGCGCCCGATGGAGATGGTCGAGGCACGCATCGCCATGGAGCCGCACATCTGCCGCCTCGCGGTGCTGCACGCGAACGACGAGGACCTGCAGCGCCTGGACACCATGCTCAGCGCGATGGAGCAACTCGAGCGCGACCCCACGGCCTTCGGTCGCGTCGACGGCGCTTTCCACCTCGCACTCGCCGAGATCGCGGGTAACCGCTTGTTCTCGTGGATGACGCGCTTTCTCTCCGAGGCGCGCACCCAACAGGGCTGGTCCCAGGTGTTGACCCTGACCCTGAACCCCGAACAGATCCGCACCTACAACATCCAGCACCGAGCGATCGTCAACGCGATTCGCAAGCGCGACCCCGATACCGCCACACGTCGGATGCGCGACCACATCAGCTCAGCACGAGACTCGCTGCTCTCGATCGCCGGCGTCTGA
- a CDS encoding glutamine amidotransferase: protein MCGIAGLIHRGKSSNVGGEMTSMLQALKHRGPDSTGFAVYGESTPGDYVMRFKVAEAEDMASGYEISGLIADRIAQVEGRLAEHGASIKSRETATPYAMRYVISHSGDTEALARYIEDVDGAEILSLGNSLELIKDLGDATVVSDQYKLGDFAGTHSIGHTRMATESDVDIRSAHPYWAFPYNDVSVVHNGQITNYWLKRREMERKGHRFMSNCDSELLAVYTADNLANGVSLEDSLRTSIEEIDGVFTYLVATSDALGMAKDTMAAKPLVLYESDDMIAMASEEVAIRAILPQEIDTYDPYDEEVRVWQA from the coding sequence ATGTGTGGGATTGCTGGCCTCATCCACCGAGGCAAAAGCTCCAACGTCGGTGGGGAGATGACCTCCATGTTGCAGGCGTTGAAGCACCGCGGACCGGACTCGACCGGCTTTGCGGTGTACGGGGAATCGACCCCGGGCGACTACGTGATGCGGTTCAAGGTGGCCGAGGCCGAAGACATGGCGTCGGGCTACGAGATCAGCGGCCTGATCGCCGACCGCATCGCGCAGGTCGAAGGGCGCTTGGCCGAGCACGGTGCGAGCATCAAGTCGCGCGAGACCGCCACGCCCTACGCGATGCGCTATGTCATTTCCCACTCCGGTGACACCGAGGCGCTGGCGCGCTACATCGAGGACGTCGACGGCGCGGAGATCCTGTCGCTCGGCAACTCGCTCGAGCTGATCAAGGACCTCGGCGACGCGACGGTCGTCTCGGATCAATACAAGCTTGGCGATTTTGCGGGTACCCACAGCATCGGGCACACCCGCATGGCGACCGAATCGGACGTCGACATCCGTTCGGCACACCCGTACTGGGCGTTTCCGTACAACGACGTCTCGGTGGTGCACAACGGGCAGATCACCAACTACTGGCTCAAGCGCCGTGAGATGGAGCGCAAGGGCCACCGGTTCATGTCCAACTGCGACAGCGAACTGCTCGCGGTCTACACGGCGGACAACCTGGCCAACGGTGTCAGCCTGGAAGACAGCCTGCGCACGTCGATCGAGGAAATCGACGGGGTGTTCACCTACCTCGTGGCGACCTCGGATGCGCTCGGCATGGCCAAGGACACCATGGCGGCCAAGCCGCTGGTGCTGTACGAGTCAGACGACATGATCGCGATGGCGTCCGAGGAGGTGGCAATCCGCGCCATTCTGCCTCAGGAAATCGACACCTACGACCCCTACGACGAGGAGGTGCGGGTATGGCAGGCATGA
- a CDS encoding methyl-accepting chemotaxis protein — translation MKMNMRRLLMVSMLGAGLLPLLATTAFIKSETRSEITRQSFSSLEGMLAGRAAHLKALFEKVTDHAVVLADDGTVMNATALLTQQWDGFANPDQYSDAEFAEMQTELQKYYTEQFAAEYETRNGEATQLSIPEDPQTVIAQYQFIANNPNPLGEKHLMGKPNISGYFANSHAFIHGKLADFLDRFGYYDIFIVEPENGRVVYSVYKELDYATKLFNGPYRDTGLAEAARRALTLQQGEVAWTDFGTYYPSYDAPAMFVGSPIYNPAKKLIGALVFQMPVEPINAILAAPTGLGEGGRILAVGPDNLMRSQDRLVEDNTIIASKLKSDGVDLAIDGNEGSFIEEVDGESALLAYMPASVPQLDWALLAKMPYAEAFAVMDRLLYETVAAMVLAALFVGFWAFMIGRVIYQRLGGDPVEILSFAQALSAGDLRSRPQDQDRIGAYSELVAMREKMSDIISDAKSITVDVNQGMGSLREGNRGLSSRTEQQAANLEQTAASTEEITSAVRQNAENAKAANELAMSTRERASAGGKIAERAVGAMHEISKSSEQIAAIIGVIDEIAFQTNLLALNAAVEAARAGEQGRGFAVVASEVRQLAGRSASAAREIKDLIESSVAKVKDGTDLVETSGKELTDIVDLVAELTSVMGQITQASEEQALGIDQINDALIHMDSSTQQNAALVEQAAVTAESMNGKAGELKETVDFFKVDQRHNVIRAKANARSFAGSSGSKVVGAGSVPLAVSGGVESSEAKPVAAVPAKLPAPATAKPRGGDDDLGDAAEDAVWEQF, via the coding sequence ATGAAGATGAATATGCGCAGGCTGTTGATGGTGTCGATGTTGGGAGCGGGATTGCTTCCGCTGCTGGCGACAACCGCCTTTATCAAGAGCGAAACACGGTCCGAAATCACACGGCAGTCGTTCAGCAGCCTCGAGGGCATGCTGGCGGGGCGCGCTGCGCACCTCAAGGCCTTGTTCGAGAAAGTGACCGACCACGCCGTGGTGCTGGCGGACGACGGCACCGTCATGAACGCAACCGCGCTGCTCACGCAGCAGTGGGACGGTTTTGCCAACCCTGACCAGTACAGTGACGCCGAGTTTGCCGAGATGCAGACCGAGCTGCAGAAGTACTACACCGAGCAGTTCGCGGCCGAGTACGAGACGCGCAACGGCGAGGCGACACAGCTCAGCATTCCCGAAGACCCGCAGACGGTCATTGCGCAATACCAGTTCATTGCCAACAACCCGAACCCGCTCGGCGAAAAGCACCTGATGGGCAAACCGAACATCAGCGGCTACTTTGCGAACTCGCATGCCTTCATCCACGGCAAGTTGGCGGACTTTCTCGACCGCTTCGGCTACTACGATATTTTCATCGTCGAGCCCGAGAACGGCCGGGTGGTTTACTCGGTTTACAAGGAGCTCGACTACGCAACCAAGCTCTTCAACGGGCCCTACCGCGACACCGGACTCGCCGAGGCGGCGCGTCGCGCATTGACCTTGCAACAGGGTGAGGTGGCCTGGACCGACTTCGGCACCTATTACCCGTCCTACGACGCGCCCGCCATGTTTGTCGGCTCCCCGATTTACAACCCCGCCAAGAAGTTGATCGGTGCGCTGGTCTTTCAGATGCCGGTCGAGCCGATCAACGCGATCCTCGCCGCACCGACCGGTCTCGGCGAAGGTGGCCGGATCCTCGCGGTGGGCCCGGACAACCTGATGCGTTCCCAGGACCGCCTGGTCGAGGACAACACCATCATTGCGAGCAAGTTGAAGTCCGACGGCGTCGACCTTGCGATCGACGGCAACGAGGGTTCGTTCATCGAAGAGGTCGACGGCGAATCGGCGCTGCTGGCTTACATGCCGGCCTCGGTGCCGCAGTTGGATTGGGCGCTGCTGGCAAAGATGCCGTATGCGGAGGCGTTTGCCGTCATGGACCGGTTGCTCTACGAAACCGTCGCGGCCATGGTACTTGCTGCCCTGTTCGTTGGTTTCTGGGCCTTCATGATCGGCCGCGTGATCTACCAACGCCTCGGTGGCGATCCAGTGGAGATCCTGAGCTTTGCCCAGGCGCTCAGCGCCGGGGACCTGCGCTCGCGGCCGCAGGACCAGGACCGTATCGGGGCCTATTCCGAGCTCGTCGCGATGCGCGAGAAGATGAGCGACATCATCAGCGACGCCAAGTCGATCACGGTTGACGTCAACCAGGGCATGGGCAGCTTGCGCGAAGGCAACCGCGGGCTCTCGTCCCGCACCGAACAGCAGGCTGCAAACCTCGAGCAGACTGCAGCCAGTACCGAGGAAATCACCAGCGCAGTGCGGCAGAACGCCGAGAACGCCAAGGCGGCGAACGAGTTGGCGATGTCGACGCGCGAGCGTGCCAGCGCGGGTGGCAAGATCGCCGAACGTGCGGTCGGTGCCATGCACGAGATCAGCAAGTCGAGCGAGCAGATCGCCGCGATCATCGGCGTGATCGACGAGATCGCCTTCCAGACCAACCTGCTCGCGCTCAACGCGGCCGTCGAGGCGGCCCGTGCGGGCGAGCAGGGCCGCGGCTTCGCGGTGGTCGCGAGCGAGGTGCGCCAACTCGCGGGCCGCAGTGCCTCGGCCGCACGCGAGATCAAGGACCTGATCGAGAGCAGCGTCGCGAAAGTCAAGGACGGCACCGACCTCGTTGAAACCTCGGGCAAGGAATTGACCGACATCGTCGACCTCGTTGCCGAGCTCACCAGCGTCATGGGACAGATCACGCAGGCCAGTGAAGAACAGGCGCTCGGCATCGATCAGATCAACGACGCGCTGATCCACATGGACTCCAGTACCCAGCAGAACGCGGCGCTGGTCGAACAGGCCGCCGTGACCGCGGAATCCATGAACGGCAAGGCCGGCGAGCTCAAGGAGACGGTGGATTTCTTCAAGGTTGACCAGCGTCACAACGTGATTCGGGCCAAAGCCAACGCCCGCAGCTTTGCGGGTAGCTCGGGCTCGAAGGTGGTCGGAGCGGGCAGCGTCCCGTTGGCCGTGAGCGGCGGCGTCGAATCCAGCGAAGCCAAGCCGGTGGCGGCCGTGCCTGCCAAGTTGCCGGCGCCCGCGACGGCAAAGCCGCGGGGCGGGGACGACGACCTGGGCGACGCCGCCGAGGATGCGGTCTGGGAGCAGTTCTAG
- a CDS encoding GXGXG motif-containing protein, which translates to MAGMNETELRALSQEERAEALGMMSEQLTGRSMQAFFEPAEDENFLYPWAPVVDTAKRAEIDADGLSATEVNLKIRELMQDGVGTVRITNPRGMHSLGVGILSKLNLEFEGSLGYFAVGLIDGPNVRITGRVGWSCGENMMAGTVVIEKNAGSTFGAAIRGGDLVCRGSVGSRTGIDQKGGTIIVGGDTGALTGFMMQRGRMVFCGNAGKNLGDSMYDGTIFVGGTIQSLGVDAVEEPLTDLDKAWLTRKLGQYDLLPGEGVEHFKKIVAGRQLWNYDNLEPSEKKLIL; encoded by the coding sequence ATGGCAGGCATGAACGAGACGGAACTGCGCGCCCTGAGCCAGGAAGAGCGCGCCGAAGCGCTGGGCATGATGTCCGAGCAACTGACCGGGCGTTCGATGCAGGCGTTTTTCGAGCCCGCGGAGGACGAGAATTTTCTCTACCCCTGGGCGCCGGTGGTCGACACGGCGAAGCGGGCCGAGATCGACGCTGACGGGCTGAGTGCAACCGAGGTCAATCTCAAGATTCGCGAGCTGATGCAGGACGGCGTCGGCACGGTCCGGATCACCAACCCACGCGGCATGCACAGCCTCGGGGTTGGCATCCTGAGCAAGCTCAACCTCGAGTTCGAAGGCTCGCTTGGCTACTTCGCCGTCGGTTTGATCGACGGGCCGAACGTGCGGATCACGGGCCGGGTCGGCTGGTCCTGTGGCGAGAACATGATGGCCGGCACCGTGGTCATCGAGAAAAACGCCGGTTCCACCTTTGGCGCGGCCATCCGCGGCGGCGACCTCGTCTGCCGCGGCTCGGTCGGCTCGCGCACGGGCATAGATCAGAAGGGCGGCACCATCATCGTCGGTGGTGACACCGGGGCACTCACCGGTTTCATGATGCAGCGCGGCCGCATGGTGTTCTGTGGCAACGCCGGCAAGAACCTCGGTGACTCCATGTACGACGGCACGATTTTCGTCGGCGGCACGATTCAAAGCCTCGGCGTGGACGCGGTTGAGGAGCCGCTGACGGACCTCGACAAGGCGTGGTTGACCCGCAAGTTGGGTCAGTACGATCTGTTGCCCGGCGAGGGTGTGGAGCACTTCAAGAAGATTGTCGCCGGTCGTCAGTTGTGGAACTACGACAACCTCGAACCGAGCGAAAAGAAACTCATTCTCTAG
- a CDS encoding HDOD domain-containing protein, with protein MTERLAFDEVVALADRTLRVPAVLNAVFNRSAADDCELDELIALLGADPVFAAQVLRLANCPLYYRGSTLTAIDQAVVRLGRRVIHDMAAALICVNAVEKMPSDTVRMADFLFQSLHAAHTAANLSDHGICEPSPAYTAALFSGIGTMVLVHARPADMRAVLNWSLEVDVPLSDTVDTAFGFGLYDLSAAIGRLWELPEPVVEAMTHAGDRDGATGRGGVAECVNAATRLVEACGGESVAEDVIPLILDILAGSTLSRIQSDDVITELDAAKQSAHAVLRGLM; from the coding sequence GTGACAGAACGCCTCGCGTTTGATGAGGTGGTTGCGCTCGCCGACCGCACCCTGCGGGTACCCGCTGTCCTCAACGCAGTGTTCAACCGGTCGGCTGCAGACGATTGCGAGCTGGACGAGCTCATCGCCTTGCTCGGCGCCGACCCGGTGTTTGCAGCGCAGGTGCTCAGGCTCGCCAACTGCCCCCTCTACTACCGCGGCAGCACGCTGACCGCCATCGACCAGGCGGTGGTGCGTCTGGGCCGCCGCGTGATCCACGACATGGCGGCAGCGCTGATCTGTGTGAACGCAGTCGAGAAAATGCCCTCCGACACGGTGCGCATGGCGGACTTCCTTTTCCAGTCATTGCACGCCGCGCACACCGCCGCGAATCTCTCAGACCACGGCATCTGCGAGCCGTCGCCGGCTTACACGGCCGCGCTGTTTTCGGGCATCGGCACCATGGTGCTCGTGCACGCTCGCCCCGCGGACATGCGGGCGGTGCTGAACTGGAGTCTGGAAGTGGACGTGCCGTTGTCGGACACCGTCGACACCGCCTTCGGTTTCGGGCTGTACGATCTCAGCGCCGCGATTGGCCGGCTGTGGGAGCTGCCGGAGCCGGTCGTGGAGGCGATGACCCACGCGGGTGACCGCGACGGTGCCACGGGCCGTGGCGGTGTCGCCGAGTGTGTCAACGCTGCGACGCGGCTGGTTGAAGCCTGCGGGGGTGAGTCGGTTGCCGAGGACGTGATCCCGTTGATCCTGGACATCCTCGCTGGCAGCACGTTGAGCCGCATCCAGTCGGACGATGTGATCACCGAACTCGATGCCGCCAAGCAGAGCGCACACGCGGTGTTGCGGGGCTTGATGTGA
- a CDS encoding glutamine synthetase family protein encodes MATDLEGFVSADGRDELVREVRAKIDALGIEYLYLQFVSVTGRICGKGIPADHWESVAQKGFQLVYGATVNLFTNRGGDYLGYGPEAAELVGIPEPETFCQLPWDKRVARLYCTLFRNREEKENPGGFLTSDCRGNLRRIHDQFQADHNGLALRCGTEPEMMWLKKGEDGKPNGGFSNPFCYHIDQFESLRPVYMKVMEYARFMGLDMIQGDHEDAPGQLELNWQFDDVLRNADRLTTYRQICAQVAREFNLIACFMTKPFMGVSASGCHHNISLWFGGEDRLHKTGNDPDNLPGMANNYLYRHGGDNTFMPDTDDPQMPGKLGLQAIGGIVAHLGALTSIGSSTVNSYRRLWDTGFWAPIFADWGFQNRTTGLRVSAPGRFEYRSVDSMVNPYLMGAGILKACDDGLVNQLDPGQPEERNIYEAMEAGKDVKKLPMSLGDALQELRNDPVIQSAMPGEMFRLYDEYKQDEWERFMHTVTDWDQETYMDCLP; translated from the coding sequence ATGGCGACTGATTTGGAAGGCTTTGTCTCGGCAGATGGCCGCGACGAATTGGTTCGTGAGGTCCGGGCGAAGATCGATGCCCTGGGCATCGAGTACCTGTATCTGCAGTTTGTTTCCGTCACCGGGCGCATTTGCGGCAAGGGCATTCCGGCGGACCACTGGGAGTCAGTGGCCCAGAAAGGTTTCCAATTGGTCTACGGTGCAACCGTCAACCTGTTCACCAACCGAGGCGGCGACTACCTCGGCTACGGCCCCGAAGCCGCCGAGCTCGTCGGCATCCCCGAACCCGAGACCTTCTGTCAGCTGCCCTGGGACAAGCGCGTCGCGCGACTCTACTGCACGCTGTTCCGCAACCGTGAGGAGAAGGAGAACCCGGGCGGTTTCCTGACGTCCGACTGCCGCGGCAACCTGCGTCGTATCCACGACCAGTTCCAGGCGGACCACAACGGCCTGGCGCTGCGCTGCGGCACCGAGCCCGAGATGATGTGGCTCAAAAAGGGCGAGGACGGCAAGCCGAACGGTGGCTTCTCGAACCCGTTCTGCTACCACATCGATCAGTTCGAGAGCCTGCGCCCGGTCTACATGAAGGTCATGGAGTACGCGCGCTTCATGGGCCTCGACATGATCCAGGGCGACCACGAGGACGCACCCGGCCAGCTCGAGCTCAACTGGCAGTTCGACGACGTGCTGCGCAACGCCGACCGGCTGACCACCTACCGACAGATCTGTGCCCAGGTGGCGCGCGAGTTCAACCTGATCGCGTGTTTCATGACCAAGCCCTTCATGGGTGTCTCGGCGTCGGGCTGTCACCACAACATCTCGCTCTGGTTCGGCGGCGAGGACCGACTGCACAAGACCGGCAACGACCCGGACAACCTGCCGGGCATGGCCAACAACTACCTGTACCGGCACGGTGGCGACAACACGTTCATGCCGGACACCGATGACCCGCAGATGCCGGGCAAGCTCGGGCTGCAGGCCATCGGCGGTATCGTGGCCCACCTCGGCGCGTTGACGTCGATCGGTTCGTCCACGGTCAACTCCTACCGGCGTCTCTGGGACACCGGCTTCTGGGCGCCGATCTTCGCCGACTGGGGTTTTCAGAACCGCACCACCGGCTTGCGTGTATCGGCACCGGGTCGCTTCGAGTACCGGTCGGTCGATTCGATGGTCAACCCGTACCTCATGGGCGCAGGCATCCTCAAGGCGTGCGATGACGGGCTTGTCAATCAACTCGACCCGGGTCAGCCTGAAGAGCGCAACATCTACGAGGCGATGGAAGCCGGCAAGGACGTCAAGAAGCTGCCGATGAGCCTCGGCGATGCGCTTCAGGAGCTGCGCAACGACCCGGTGATTCAGTCGGCGATGCCGGGTGAAATGTTCCGTTTGTACGACGAGTACAAGCAGGACGAGTGGGAGCGCTTCATGCACACCGTGACCGATTGGGACCAGGAAACCTACATGGATTGCCTGCCTTGA
- a CDS encoding FMN-binding glutamate synthase family protein, whose product MTRAKERAPKAKLERDVNRLGESFVFPPRVIDDIHIKSELGRYRMRGFSLFKKIPHWDDLTFLPGTLTRFVIEGYREKCLTKTVIGPRAKRPLELDIPIYITGMSFGALSFEAKTALARGASMAGTATCSGEGGMIPDERRYSTKWFYQCIQSRYGFNPNHLVLADGCEFFIGQGCKVGLGGHLMGQKVTDQVAEMRSLPAGIDQRSPARHPDWLGPDDLALKIQEIREATDWQIPIQLKLGAARVYDDVRMAAKCDPDSIYIDGMEGGTGAGPHLATEDTGVPGMAAIRQARKAIDDIGKRGEISLVYAGGIRNGADVAKAIALGADAIAIGHSAMMALNCNKDIPEANFQEEMGVEPGYCYHCHSGRCPVGVATQDPTLRKRLNPDEAAERVYNFLHTLTIEAQLFARACGKTNIHSLEPEDLAALTMEASAIAGVPLAGTNHTVGVEDYHHL is encoded by the coding sequence ATCACGCGGGCGAAAGAGCGGGCGCCGAAGGCCAAGCTCGAGCGCGATGTCAACCGCCTCGGCGAGAGCTTTGTTTTTCCGCCGCGCGTCATAGACGACATCCACATCAAGTCCGAACTGGGCCGGTACCGCATGCGCGGTTTCTCCCTGTTCAAGAAGATCCCGCACTGGGACGACCTGACTTTCCTGCCCGGCACGCTCACGCGGTTCGTGATCGAGGGCTACCGCGAGAAGTGCCTGACCAAGACCGTGATCGGGCCGCGCGCGAAGCGCCCGCTGGAGCTCGACATCCCGATCTACATTACCGGCATGAGCTTCGGCGCGCTGAGCTTTGAAGCCAAGACCGCGCTTGCTCGCGGTGCCAGCATGGCCGGCACCGCGACCTGTTCGGGCGAGGGCGGCATGATCCCCGACGAGCGGCGTTATTCGACCAAGTGGTTCTACCAGTGCATCCAGTCGCGCTACGGCTTCAACCCGAACCACCTCGTGCTGGCCGACGGCTGCGAGTTCTTCATCGGCCAAGGGTGCAAGGTCGGTCTTGGCGGGCACCTGATGGGGCAAAAAGTCACCGATCAGGTGGCCGAGATGCGGTCCTTGCCCGCAGGCATCGACCAGCGCTCGCCTGCGCGGCACCCCGACTGGCTCGGGCCTGACGACCTCGCGCTGAAGATCCAGGAGATCCGTGAGGCAACGGACTGGCAAATCCCGATACAGCTCAAGCTCGGTGCGGCGCGGGTCTACGACGACGTGCGCATGGCCGCCAAATGCGACCCGGATTCGATCTACATCGACGGCATGGAGGGCGGCACCGGTGCCGGCCCGCACCTCGCCACCGAAGACACGGGTGTGCCTGGCATGGCGGCGATCCGCCAGGCGCGCAAGGCGATCGACGACATCGGCAAGCGCGGTGAGATCTCGCTGGTCTACGCCGGTGGCATCCGCAACGGTGCCGACGTCGCCAAGGCGATTGCGCTCGGTGCTGACGCCATTGCCATCGGCCACTCGGCGATGATGGCCTTGAACTGCAACAAGGACATCCCCGAGGCCAACTTCCAGGAAGAGATGGGCGTGGAGCCCGGCTACTGTTACCACTGCCATTCGGGCCGCTGCCCGGTCGGCGTGGCGACGCAGGACCCGACTCTGCGCAAGCGCCTCAACCCGGACGAGGCTGCGGAGCGGGTGTACAACTTCCTGCACACGCTCACCATCGAGGCGCAGCTGTTCGCGCGGGCGTGCGGCAAGACCAACATCCATTCGCTCGAGCCTGAAGACCTCGCGGCACTGACCATGGAGGCGTCGGCCATTGCGGGCGTGCCCCTGGCCGGCACCAACCACACCGTGGGTGTCGAGGACTACCACCACCTTTAA
- a CDS encoding response regulator, which yields MLVLVVDDSTSMRMLIKRTLKQAGFDGLDITEAENGQIAFEKVESAKPDLILSDWNMPVMNGLEFLKKVRESGVTTKFGFITTESTAEMREIAREAGAQFLISKPFNVESFEKALRPVFG from the coding sequence GTGTTAGTGCTTGTAGTTGACGACAGCACCTCTATGAGGATGCTGATCAAGCGAACTCTGAAACAAGCCGGTTTTGATGGCCTCGATATCACGGAGGCAGAGAACGGCCAAATTGCTTTCGAGAAGGTGGAATCGGCGAAACCCGATCTCATTTTGTCGGACTGGAACATGCCCGTGATGAACGGCCTCGAGTTTCTCAAGAAGGTACGCGAATCGGGCGTGACAACGAAATTCGGTTTCATCACCACCGAATCGACTGCCGAGATGCGCGAGATTGCCCGCGAGGCGGGTGCACAGTTTCTCATCAGTAAGCCTTTCAACGTGGAGTCGTTCGAGAAAGCGCTCCGCCCTGTATTTGGATAA